Below is a window of Bacteroidetes Order II. bacterium DNA.
GGGATCCAGATGTGATTGCGCAACCGAACGTACTGACGAATGTAACCAACGGTTTTGGCTTTTTTGGATCGGTAGGGCAATTTGATCTGGAGTGGACGCTCTCGGATCAAGTCGTTAAAACCATTGGCTATGGCACGCCCGCAGACCGATAATCACCTCTGAAAAATTATTTTATTCCATGTTTCCTCCCGAAAAATTAGCAACGGGCCTCACCAAATTATTGGGAATTCAGTTTGTTGAAGCCTCTGGCGAGCAGGTGGTTGCTACCATGCCTGTGACCTCCGATCATCACCAACCTATGGGCTATTTGCACGGGGGCGCAAGTGTAGCCCTTGCCGAAACCGTTGTTAGTGTGGGTGGGACCTTGCGTGTGATGCACGAGGGCAAAGCCTGTATGGGGATGGAAATCAATGCCAATCACCTCCGACCTGTAAAGTCGGGCATCCT
It encodes the following:
- a CDS encoding hotdog fold thioesterase, whose product is MFPPEKLATGLTKLLGIQFVEASGEQVVATMPVTSDHHQPMGYLHGGASVALAETVVSVGGTLRVMHEGKACMGMEINANHLRPVKSGILKAVATPVYAGKSTQVWEAKLYDEAEKMICICRCTLAVVQIDR